A window of the Verminephrobacter eiseniae EF01-2 genome harbors these coding sequences:
- the plsY gene encoding glycerol-3-phosphate 1-O-acyltransferase PlsY, with amino-acid sequence MTALYPVLATVAAYLLGSLSFAVIVTRLMGLSDPRTYGSKNPGATNVLRSGSPVAAVVTLLLDALKGWLPVALVLEFGRPHGLEDGCAASVGLAAFVGHLWPVFFRFAGGKGAATALGVLLGISGWLGLATAVAWLVVALVSRYSSLASLVAAAFAPVCYLLMGGAAPMAAAMGAMALLLAWRHRDNIRRLIAGKEARLGGRKAVR; translated from the coding sequence TTGACCGCCCTGTATCCCGTACTTGCCACCGTGGCCGCCTACCTGCTGGGCTCGCTGTCGTTCGCGGTCATCGTGACGCGGCTCATGGGTCTGAGCGATCCGCGCACCTATGGCAGCAAGAACCCCGGCGCGACCAATGTACTGCGCTCCGGCAGCCCGGTTGCGGCGGTCGTGACGCTGCTGCTCGACGCGCTCAAAGGCTGGTTGCCGGTGGCGCTGGTGCTGGAGTTCGGGCGCCCCCATGGTCTGGAAGATGGCTGCGCGGCCAGCGTGGGGCTGGCGGCATTCGTGGGGCATCTGTGGCCGGTGTTCTTCCGCTTTGCCGGTGGCAAGGGCGCGGCCACGGCGCTGGGTGTGCTGCTCGGCATCAGCGGCTGGTTGGGGCTGGCCACGGCCGTGGCCTGGCTCGTCGTGGCCCTGGTTTCGCGCTATTCGTCGCTGGCCTCGCTGGTGGCTGCGGCGTTTGCGCCGGTCTGCTACCTGCTGATGGGGGGCGCGGCACCGATGGCGGCGGCGATGGGGGCGATGGCGCTGCTGCTGGCCTGGCGGCACAGGGACAATATCCGGCGGCTGATCGCGGGCAAGGAGGCGCGCCTGGGGGGGCGCAAAGCCGTTCGGTGA
- a CDS encoding replication initiator protein A — protein sequence MPQWLYSEVVEVKSPAVLTVHPEYFLIEPGIGRFLYRLARRAAGKARAASVPASPVQRPAHRARRVIAPVPDRRRDGDRAATWSGDFVANGS from the coding sequence GTGCCGCAGTGGCTCTATAGCGAGGTGGTCGAGGTGAAATCCCCGGCCGTCTTGACCGTCCATCCCGAGTATTTTCTGATCGAGCCGGGCATAGGCCGGTTCCTGTATCGGCTTGCCCGCCGCGCTGCTGGCAAGGCCCGTGCGGCCAGCGTGCCGGCGTCACCAGTCCAGCGGCCAGCGCATCGAGCAAGGCGCGTCATCGCGCCGGTTCCTGATAGACGCAGAGATGGCGACAGGGCGGCCACCTGGTCGGGGGATTTTGTCGCCAACGGTTCCTAA
- a CDS encoding replication initiator protein A, giving the protein MQCKLAGSNASSGEAGMASVWDYDIVLMAISHLTDAMNRYREGRGEKPSRIFRPHMSEILKFCRRSDGGRQYEEIEGALKRLGTTFVEMVTQAKGKRALRTAKGVGLINATRRFPMPTMAGLRAFLSRCRSGSIARWSR; this is encoded by the coding sequence ATGCAATGCAAGCTGGCCGGATCGAATGCGAGTTCAGGCGAGGCCGGCATGGCTTCAGTTTGGGACTATGACATAGTGCTGATGGCAATTTCTCATCTGACCGACGCCATGAACCGCTACCGCGAAGGGCGTGGCGAGAAGCCGAGCCGCATCTTTCGACCGCATATGTCGGAAATTCTCAAGTTCTGCCGCCGCTCCGATGGTGGCCGCCAGTACGAGGAAATCGAAGGGGCGTTGAAGCGCCTTGGCACCACGTTCGTGGAGATGGTGACGCAGGCCAAGGGCAAGCGGGCTTTGCGCACGGCCAAGGGGGTAGGACTGATTAACGCTACGAGACGGTTTCCTATGCCGACAATGGCCGGCTTACGAGCGTTTCTATCGAGGTGCCGCAGTGGCTCTATAGCGAGGTGGTCGAGGTGA
- a CDS encoding type II toxin-antitoxin system RelE/ParE family toxin: protein MLSPTPPILLVFFFKYESGNEPVRDWLKNLPAIERKAIGEDIKTVQFGWPLGMPLVRKMGKDLWEVRIHLQTRIARVLFTVNGNTMVLLHGFIKKSSSTPADDLALAKNRLKQVKE, encoded by the coding sequence ATGCTTAGCCCAACTCCTCCTATCCTCCTTGTTTTCTTTTTCAAATACGAGTCGGGCAATGAGCCAGTGCGAGACTGGCTGAAAAATTTGCCAGCCATCGAGCGGAAGGCTATCGGCGAAGATATCAAAACCGTGCAATTCGGCTGGCCATTGGGAATGCCTTTGGTGCGCAAAATGGGCAAGGATCTTTGGGAAGTGCGTATCCACCTTCAGACTCGAATTGCCCGTGTTTTATTCACCGTCAACGGGAACACCATGGTGCTGCTCCATGGGTTCATCAAAAAATCCAGCAGCACCCCGGCGGATGACCTCGCGCTCGCGAAAAACCGACTAAAACAAGTCAAGGAGTGA
- a CDS encoding XRE family transcriptional regulator — protein MENKHIGSNFDDFLAEEALLEDAMATAMKRVIAWQIEQEMKAQKLSKTAMATKMHTSRAALNRLLDATDTSLTLTTLASAAAALGKRVRVELVV, from the coding sequence ATGGAAAACAAACACATCGGCAGCAATTTCGACGATTTTCTGGCCGAGGAAGCTTTATTGGAAGACGCGATGGCGACGGCTATGAAGCGGGTCATTGCCTGGCAGATTGAGCAGGAAATGAAAGCACAGAAGCTTTCCAAGACGGCCATGGCCACCAAGATGCATACCAGCCGTGCGGCGCTGAATCGGTTGCTCGATGCCACTGATACCAGCCTGACCCTGACAACGCTGGCCAGCGCCGCTGCCGCTTTGGGAAAGCGGGTCCGGGTAGAGTTGGTTGTTTGA
- the relB gene encoding type II toxin-antitoxin system RelB family antitoxin, with protein sequence MKQQRRDAYTRWLAAEIQAAIDDPRPSISHEEVMARMDAQLARLGEGRPTEHAARKAP encoded by the coding sequence GTGAAACAGCAGCGCCGAGACGCTTACACCCGTTGGCTGGCCGCCGAGATTCAGGCGGCCATCGACGACCCCCGGCCAAGCATCTCGCATGAGGAAGTCATGGCCCGGATGGATGCCCAGCTTGCCCGCTTGGGAGAGGGCAGGCCGACAGAACACGCGGCGCGGAAAGCGCCGTGA
- a CDS encoding type II toxin-antitoxin system VapC family toxin, which yields MIVLDTNVISELWKVNPDSNVLAWIDAQAIETLYLSAVTVAELRYGLATMPEGKRRTIYQQRLEDEVLPNFAGRVLAFDLDMSKTYAELMARARAGGKAIAKADGYIAATAAAHGLIVATRDTSPFEAGGLQVIDPWEALP from the coding sequence ATGATCGTCCTCGATACCAACGTCATTTCCGAGTTGTGGAAGGTTAACCCGGATTCCAACGTGCTGGCGTGGATCGATGCTCAGGCTATTGAAACGCTCTATCTGTCTGCCGTTACGGTCGCAGAGCTGCGCTATGGCCTTGCGACGATGCCCGAGGGCAAGCGCCGCACGATCTACCAACAACGGCTAGAGGATGAGGTTTTGCCGAACTTCGCCGGCCGCGTGCTGGCCTTCGACCTGGACATGTCCAAGACCTATGCCGAGCTGATGGCGCGGGCCAGGGCAGGGGGCAAAGCCATCGCCAAGGCAGACGGCTACATCGCGGCCACGGCCGCCGCGCACGGCCTGATAGTGGCGACACGCGACACCAGCCCATTTGAGGCCGGAGGGCTTCAGGTCATCGACCCTTGGGAGGCTTTGCCGTGA
- a CDS encoding FitA-like ribbon-helix-helix domain-containing protein, which yields MANVHVRNLPDAVHRALRVRAAHHGRSTEAEIRDILEIATRPPERVKLGSLLASIAREAGGLTDEEHALFESVRDRTPAEPMRFE from the coding sequence ATGGCAAACGTACATGTAAGAAACCTGCCTGATGCCGTGCACCGTGCGCTTCGCGTGCGTGCCGCACATCATGGCCGCAGCACAGAGGCGGAAATCCGCGACATTCTGGAAATCGCCACCCGGCCGCCCGAGCGCGTCAAGCTGGGTTCCTTGTTGGCATCCATCGCCCGCGAGGCGGGCGGCCTGACAGATGAAGAACACGCCCTGTTTGAGAGCGTGCGTGACAGGACGCCGGCCGAGCCGATGAGGTTTGAATGA
- a CDS encoding aldo/keto reductase, producing the protein MNKVSLGHSGLLVTPICLGSMTFGEQVGEADAHAILSHSLARGVNFIDTAEMYSVPVRAETYGATETIIGRWLAKNPGARQQLVLATKVAGPSRGTSWVRTGKGMTAADIVASCEGSLRRLQTDVIDLYQIHWPERHVPAFGNLYYDPVRETSATPIREQLDTLAGLVKAGKVRAIGLSNETPYGVHEFVRLAEQHGLPRVATVQNPYCLINRTWENGLDETCHRLGVSLLAYSPLGFGLLTGKYDQGGATGPSAPRGARITVYESMRKQRWGRAEALLAARRYNALARANGLTPTQMALAFCYTKWQVSSTIIGVTSVAQLDENLNAWGTTLSPEVLQGIDAIRWEIRDPAL; encoded by the coding sequence ATGAACAAAGTATCCCTGGGTCACAGCGGCCTGCTCGTCACCCCGATCTGCCTGGGCAGCATGACTTTCGGCGAGCAGGTGGGCGAGGCCGATGCGCATGCCATCTTGAGCCACTCGCTGGCGCGTGGCGTGAATTTCATCGACACCGCCGAGATGTACTCGGTGCCCGTCAGGGCCGAGACCTATGGCGCCACCGAGACCATCATTGGCCGCTGGCTGGCCAAAAATCCGGGCGCGCGCCAGCAACTGGTGCTGGCCACCAAGGTGGCAGGTCCGTCGCGTGGCACGTCCTGGGTGCGCACTGGCAAGGGCATGACGGCCGCCGACATCGTGGCCTCGTGCGAGGGCAGCCTGCGCCGCTTGCAGACCGATGTGATCGACCTGTACCAGATCCACTGGCCCGAGCGCCATGTGCCCGCATTCGGCAATCTCTACTACGACCCTGTCCGGGAGACCTCGGCCACGCCCATCCGCGAGCAACTCGACACGCTCGCCGGGCTGGTCAAGGCAGGCAAGGTGCGCGCGATCGGCCTGTCCAACGAGACGCCCTATGGCGTGCACGAATTCGTGCGCCTGGCCGAGCAGCATGGTCTGCCACGGGTGGCGACGGTGCAGAACCCGTACTGCCTGATCAACCGCACCTGGGAAAACGGGCTGGACGAAACCTGCCACCGGCTCGGGGTCTCTCTGCTGGCCTACTCGCCGCTGGGTTTCGGTCTGCTGACGGGCAAGTACGACCAGGGCGGCGCCACAGGCCCGTCCGCGCCCCGGGGCGCGCGCATCACCGTTTACGAGTCGATGCGCAAGCAGCGCTGGGGGCGGGCCGAAGCGCTGCTCGCTGCGCGGCGCTACAACGCGCTGGCCCGCGCCAACGGCCTCACGCCGACGCAGATGGCGCTGGCGTTTTGCTACACCAAGTGGCAGGTGAGCAGCACCATCATTGGCGTGACCTCGGTGGCACAGCTCGACGAAAACCTGAATGCCTGGGGCACGACCTTGTCGCCCGAGGTGTTGCAGGGCATCGATGCGATCCGGTGGGAGATACGCGATCCGGCCTTGTGA
- the metC gene encoding cystathionine beta-lyase: MPLHLDTRLAHCGRPALNAESGPVNTPVVRTSTVRFQSIAAMQAQVGKRASGQPVSTYGRHGMDTQRALEQALCELEGGTRAWLTPSGLAAISLSLLALTAPGDHVLVTDSVYQPVRKLDAGHLARMGVQVGYFDPSTQPIEDCLQPHTRVVYVETPGSLLFEMIDLVPIVAICNARGISVVADNTWASGYWFNPLALGADISLMAGTKYIGGHSDLMQGVIVTQDAAHAAQLTKTYDALGLAVSPDEAYLALRGLRTLAVRMQQHQHNALAVAQWLAAHPKVERVYCPALATDPGNALWRRDFRGANGLLSVQFRDCSEARLFAIADALVLFDIGASWGGYESLVLPATCEKLSAHRSWHGAAGVLRLHVGLENCADLIADLEQAIAGVLGP; the protein is encoded by the coding sequence ATGCCACTTCATCTCGATACCCGCCTGGCCCATTGCGGCCGCCCCGCGCTGAACGCTGAAAGTGGCCCGGTCAACACACCCGTGGTCCGAACCAGCACCGTGCGTTTCCAGAGCATTGCGGCGATGCAGGCGCAGGTCGGCAAGCGTGCCAGCGGCCAGCCCGTCAGCACCTACGGCCGGCATGGCATGGACACGCAGCGCGCGCTGGAGCAGGCGCTATGCGAACTCGAAGGCGGGACGCGGGCCTGGCTGACACCGTCCGGGCTGGCGGCAATCTCGCTGTCACTGCTGGCGCTCACGGCCCCGGGAGACCATGTGCTGGTCACCGACAGCGTCTACCAACCGGTGCGCAAGCTCGATGCCGGCCATTTGGCCCGCATGGGCGTGCAAGTGGGTTATTTCGATCCGTCGACGCAGCCGATAGAAGACTGCTTGCAGCCCCATACCCGGGTGGTCTATGTCGAGACGCCCGGCTCGCTGCTGTTCGAGATGATCGATTTGGTGCCCATCGTGGCCATCTGCAACGCGCGCGGCATCAGCGTGGTGGCGGACAACACCTGGGCCTCGGGCTATTGGTTCAATCCGTTGGCGCTGGGGGCCGACATCTCGCTGATGGCCGGGACCAAATACATCGGCGGCCACTCCGACCTGATGCAGGGCGTGATCGTCACCCAGGACGCCGCCCATGCGGCGCAACTGACAAAAACCTACGATGCGCTGGGCCTGGCCGTCAGCCCCGATGAAGCCTACCTGGCGCTGCGCGGACTGCGCACGCTGGCCGTGCGCATGCAGCAGCATCAGCACAATGCGCTGGCCGTCGCACAGTGGTTGGCCGCGCATCCGAAGGTCGAGCGGGTCTACTGCCCGGCGCTGGCGACCGACCCCGGCAATGCGCTGTGGCGGCGCGATTTCCGGGGGGCCAACGGCTTGCTGTCGGTGCAATTTCGTGACTGCAGCGAGGCGCGCCTGTTTGCCATCGCCGATGCGCTGGTGCTTTTCGACATAGGCGCCTCATGGGGTGGCTACGAGAGCCTGGTGTTGCCGGCAACCTGCGAAAAACTCTCGGCGCATCGCAGTTGGCATGGGGCGGCCGGCGTTTTGCGATTGCATGTCGGCCTGGAAAATTGCGCGGATCTGATCGCCGATCTGGAGCAGGCGATTGCGGGTGTGCTCGGGCCATGA
- a CDS encoding amino acid ABC transporter ATP-binding protein, whose product MIDFSHVHKHYGSLHVLKDINLVFKRGEVVVICGPSGSGKSTLLRTINRLEKIDAGLISVNGRPLPTRERDINRYRQGVGFVFQSFNLFPHLSALENVTLALRRLQGQSVQEAQASGIRLLGRVGLQDKAHVRPDHLSGGQQQRVAIARALAMKPPLILFDEPTSALDPEMVGEVLAVMRELVSDGMTMVCVTHEMGFAREVADRVIFMADGAIVEDAPPEPFFTHPGNPRLRTFLADVRRA is encoded by the coding sequence ATGATCGACTTCTCGCATGTCCACAAACACTACGGCAGCCTGCATGTGCTCAAGGACATCAACCTGGTCTTCAAGCGCGGTGAAGTGGTCGTGATCTGCGGGCCTTCGGGCTCCGGCAAGTCAACCTTGCTGCGCACCATCAACCGCCTGGAAAAGATCGACGCGGGCCTGATATCGGTCAATGGCCGGCCGCTGCCCACGCGCGAGCGGGACATCAATCGATACCGGCAAGGGGTCGGCTTCGTGTTCCAGAGCTTCAATCTTTTTCCGCACCTGAGCGCGCTGGAAAACGTCACGCTGGCGCTGCGCCGCCTGCAGGGCCAGTCCGTGCAAGAGGCACAGGCCAGCGGCATCCGTCTGCTCGGGCGCGTGGGTCTGCAGGACAAGGCCCATGTCCGCCCGGACCATCTGTCGGGTGGCCAGCAGCAGCGCGTGGCGATCGCGCGTGCGCTGGCGATGAAACCACCGCTGATCCTGTTTGACGAACCCACGAGCGCGCTCGACCCGGAGATGGTGGGCGAGGTGCTGGCCGTGATGCGCGAATTGGTCAGCGACGGAATGACCATGGTGTGCGTGACGCACGAGATGGGTTTCGCGCGCGAGGTGGCCGACCGCGTGATCTTCATGGCCGATGGCGCCATCGTCGAGGATGCGCCGCCGGAGCCATTTTTTACCCACCCCGGCAATCCGCGTTTGCGGACTTTCCTGGCCGATGTGCGCCGTGCCTGA
- a CDS encoding amino acid ABC transporter permease, translating into MLEIVHGYWLQILIGHYPNGPLGGVVLTLLLALAGLVLALPAGVILALGLTSTWPAVAAASTGLVFYMRSVPLLMHLLWIHYLVLPWLMGHGLSGFTSVLVTLVIFNGAYLSQTIRAGMQALHRGQYEAARAMGFGHLAALRRVVGPQAMRNVTPSIVGQLVILIKETSLGSLIGLAETTQQFLDLNDRLGNRSLQVFALLSLTFFALCYPLTLIGRWLEKRYTQSPAAPPMATAPAPMATAPAPEGKA; encoded by the coding sequence TTGCTTGAGATCGTGCACGGGTATTGGTTGCAGATCCTGATCGGCCACTACCCGAACGGACCGCTGGGCGGCGTGGTGCTGACGCTGCTGCTGGCGCTCGCCGGGCTGGTGCTGGCCTTGCCCGCCGGGGTGATCCTGGCACTGGGCCTGACATCGACCTGGCCAGCGGTGGCAGCGGCCTCGACCGGACTGGTCTTTTACATGCGCAGCGTGCCGCTGTTGATGCATCTGCTGTGGATCCATTACCTGGTCTTGCCATGGCTGATGGGCCATGGGCTGTCGGGATTCACCTCGGTGCTGGTGACGTTGGTGATCTTCAACGGCGCCTATCTGTCGCAGACGATCCGCGCCGGCATGCAGGCCCTGCACCGGGGCCAGTACGAGGCCGCGCGCGCGATGGGCTTTGGCCACCTGGCCGCTTTGCGGCGCGTCGTCGGGCCACAGGCCATGCGCAACGTGACGCCCAGCATCGTCGGCCAGCTCGTGATCCTGATCAAGGAAACATCGCTAGGCTCACTCATAGGCTTGGCCGAGACCACCCAGCAGTTTCTCGACCTGAACGATCGCCTGGGCAACCGATCGCTGCAGGTCTTTGCGTTGCTGTCACTGACGTTCTTCGCGCTGTGCTACCCGTTGACCCTGATCGGCCGCTGGCTCGAAAAGCGCTATACCCAAAGCCCTGCGGCGCCACCCATGGCCACAGCGCCCGCGCCCATGGCCACAGCGCCGGCGCCGGAAGGGAAAGCATGA
- a CDS encoding amino acid ABC transporter permease, with the protein MTWNATVVLWAQYGASLLAGLATTLELAAIAIAGSLLLGTLVSLASLSRWRPIRAIAAAYVDFVRCVPLLVHAMFWYFGATELLPLAVKEWIYEQDLSMIAGATALIVYSASFVAEDIRSGIRSISGGQIEAARALGFGFLRSFRWVIFPQAIEAVIPPLIGQAMVITKNTSVTLMIGVVELINATRRVQDATFRIVEPYAFATLSYLIVCSLLTLLAMRYERWAKGGAVA; encoded by the coding sequence ATGACATGGAACGCGACGGTCGTGCTCTGGGCGCAATACGGCGCCTCGCTGCTCGCCGGCCTGGCGACCACGCTGGAGCTTGCCGCGATTGCGATCGCCGGCAGTTTGTTGCTCGGCACCCTGGTGTCGCTGGCCAGTCTGTCGCGCTGGCGGCCGATCCGCGCCATCGCCGCCGCCTATGTCGACTTCGTTCGCTGCGTGCCGCTGCTGGTGCACGCGATGTTCTGGTACTTCGGCGCCACCGAACTCTTGCCGCTGGCGGTCAAGGAGTGGATTTACGAGCAGGACCTGAGCATGATCGCGGGGGCCACCGCGCTGATCGTGTATTCGGCGTCCTTCGTCGCCGAGGACATCCGCAGCGGCATCCGCTCGATCTCCGGCGGACAGATCGAAGCCGCGCGCGCCCTCGGGTTCGGCTTCCTGCGCAGTTTCCGGTGGGTGATTTTTCCGCAGGCCATCGAGGCCGTGATTCCGCCGTTGATCGGCCAGGCCATGGTCATCACGAAGAACACCAGCGTCACGCTGATGATAGGCGTCGTCGAGTTGATCAACGCCACGCGGCGGGTCCAGGACGCCACTTTCAGAATCGTCGAGCCGTATGCGTTCGCCACCTTGTCCTATCTGATCGTCTGCTCGCTATTGACTTTGCTGGCCATGCGCTACGAGCGCTGGGCCAAAGGAGGCGCAGTTGCTTGA
- a CDS encoding ABC transporter substrate-binding protein, whose translation MKNAITSCAAAALLVLAASLAGTASADEIDTIKARGTLICGVGSNTVPFSYIEDPQTRKNVGYDIDLCEAVAKTLGVKPELKFVTTATRIPEVQQGRVDLALASVTITPERQELISFSHPHLVTGTAIITPASRPMKALSDMENKRVSVIEGGLTGPAVSQKIPGAKPIGFVTPATAFLALEQGKVQAMAADETTLLGLMRSTPGKYAMFNEYLVLEKLGIGVHKERPKLLAAVNQTMLDMEKSGQAQVSYDRWFGANSPLKRKRNFTFSADTQ comes from the coding sequence ATGAAAAACGCCATCACCTCGTGCGCGGCAGCAGCCTTGCTGGTGCTCGCGGCAAGCCTGGCCGGCACGGCCAGCGCAGACGAAATCGACACCATCAAGGCGCGCGGAACGCTGATTTGCGGCGTGGGCAGCAATACCGTTCCCTTTTCCTACATCGAAGACCCGCAAACCCGCAAGAACGTGGGCTATGACATCGATCTGTGCGAGGCCGTTGCCAAGACCCTGGGGGTGAAGCCGGAACTGAAATTCGTCACCACGGCCACCCGGATTCCCGAAGTGCAGCAGGGCCGGGTCGATCTGGCGCTGGCCTCGGTCACGATCACCCCCGAGCGCCAGGAACTGATCAGTTTCAGCCACCCCCACCTGGTCACCGGCACCGCGATCATCACGCCGGCGAGCCGTCCGATGAAGGCTTTGTCGGACATGGAGAACAAGCGGGTGTCGGTGATCGAGGGGGGGCTCACCGGTCCGGCCGTGAGCCAGAAGATACCGGGCGCCAAGCCGATCGGCTTCGTGACGCCGGCCACGGCCTTTCTGGCGCTGGAACAAGGCAAGGTGCAAGCCATGGCCGCCGACGAGACGACGCTGCTCGGCCTGATGCGCTCGACCCCGGGCAAATACGCGATGTTCAATGAATATCTGGTGCTCGAAAAGCTGGGTATCGGCGTGCACAAGGAGCGGCCCAAACTGCTGGCCGCCGTCAACCAGACCATGCTCGACATGGAAAAATCGGGCCAGGCCCAGGTCAGCTACGACCGCTGGTTCGGCGCCAACTCACCGCTCAAGCGCAAGCGCAACTTCACCTTCTCTGCCGACACGCAATGA
- a CDS encoding cysteine dioxygenase family protein translates to MNELSLPQRRDAAAKALMQAVRRHLESEGTTRAALSKVGAELRKLVTEHAALFPATSFPPPGAQDAGSVRYLVHTDPQTDFSLYLNVLNPGKSTLAHNHMTWAVIEALEGEELNRIYQRLDDGSDATRAQIRLEREFTVRRGAGIQFLAQDIHSIHIQGDGGTRHFHLYGRPLEALDERQGFDLQTGAVTRFNLKNLAPSRLATDARA, encoded by the coding sequence ATGAATGAGCTGTCCCTGCCACAGCGCCGCGATGCGGCTGCCAAGGCGCTGATGCAGGCGGTACGCCGGCATCTCGAAAGCGAAGGAACGACGCGCGCGGCATTGTCCAAGGTCGGCGCCGAACTGCGCAAACTGGTGACAGAGCACGCAGCGCTGTTTCCGGCAACGAGCTTTCCACCGCCGGGTGCGCAGGACGCGGGCAGCGTGCGCTATCTTGTCCATACCGATCCGCAGACCGATTTCTCGCTCTACCTGAACGTGCTCAACCCGGGCAAGAGCACATTGGCGCACAACCACATGACCTGGGCAGTGATCGAGGCGCTGGAGGGCGAGGAGCTCAACCGGATCTACCAGCGGCTCGATGACGGCTCGGACGCGACCCGCGCGCAGATCAGGCTCGAGAGGGAATTCACGGTGCGCCGTGGTGCCGGCATTCAGTTTCTGGCGCAAGACATACACAGCATTCACATCCAGGGCGACGGCGGCACGCGGCACTTTCACCTGTATGGCAGGCCGCTGGAAGCGCTGGACGAGCGCCAGGGGTTTGACCTGCAAACCGGCGCGGTGACGCGCTTCAATCTGAAAAATCTCGCCCCGTCGAGGCTGGCGACCGATGCCCGCGCATGA